In Gossypium hirsutum isolate 1008001.06 chromosome D06, Gossypium_hirsutum_v2.1, whole genome shotgun sequence, one genomic interval encodes:
- the LOC121218291 gene encoding 2-oxoglutarate and iron-dependent oxygenase domain-containing protein CP2 gives MSFDVSRKEAQQPAPPTTGHNGNVVAVLPSMSTVTANRLRLNPNTEHKPESYEGLQLEFSPLLFSSLERYLPPPMLSLPRDSKLHYMRDIILRYSPDGERIRVQRHREYRQKIISHYQPLHRELYTMHASNFFAPSFLKAINENKEEGFRSIMAEPTLGVFTFEMFQPRFCELLLSEVENFEKWVHETKFRIMRPNTMNKFGAVLDDFGLETMLGKLMEDFIRPISKVFFSDVGGSTLDSHHGFVVEYGIDRDVELGFHVDDSEVTLNVCLGKQFSGGDLFFRGVRCDKHVNTETQSDEILDYSHVPGRAVLHHGRHRHGARATTSGQRFNLLLWCRSSVFRELRKYQKDFSIWCGECQREKKEHQRVSISATKQELLKREGKPAT, from the exons ATGTCTTTCGATGTCAGTAGAAAAGAGGCCCAGCAGCCTGCGCCACCGACCACTGGTCACAATGGCAATGTCGTGGCGGTATTGCCTAGCATGTCGACGGTTACGGCGAACCGGTTACGGCTGAATCCTAACACGGAGCACAAGCCGGAGAGCTACGAGGGTTTGCAGTTGGAGTTCAGTCCGCTTCTGTTCAGCTCCCTGGAACGTTACTTGCCTCCTCCCATGCTCTCACTCCCTCGCGATTCCAAGCTCCATTACATGCGCGATATTATCCTTCGTTACTCTCCTGATGGCGAACGTATTCGC GTTCAAAGGCATCGAGAATACAGACAGAAGATTATATCGCACTATCAG CCTCTGCATAGAGAATTGTATACGATGCATGCCTCAAACTTCTTTGCCCCTTCATTTCTCAAAGCAATTAATGAGAATAAAGAGGAAGGTTTTAGAAGTATAATGGCTGAACCTACACTAGGggtttttacttttgaaatgttTCAGCCTCGTTTCTGTGAATTGTTGTTATCTGAG GTAGAAAACTTTGAAAAGTGGGTCCATGAGACAAAATTCAGAATCATGCGACCAAACACGATGAACAAATTTGGTGCCGTTTTAGATGACTTTGGCCTGGAGACCATGCTTGGCAAGTTGATGGAGGACTTTATCCGGCCTATATCCAAAG TTTTCTTTTCTGATGTGGGTGGATCTACATTGGATTCTCATCATGGTTTTGTTGTTGAATATGGAATTGACAGGGACGTTGAGCTTG GTTTCCATGTGGACGATTCCGAAGTCACCTTAAATGTTTGCTTGGGTAAACAATTTTCTGGAGGGGACTTGTTTTTTCGAGGTGTTAGGTGTGATAAGCATGTCAATACAGAAACCCAGTCGGAT GAAATTTTGGATTATTCACATGTTCCGGGACGTGCTGTTCTTCATCATGGGCGCCATAGGCATGGTGCAAGAGCCACAACATCTGGTCAACGATTCAACTTACTTTTGTGGTGTAGAAG TTCGGTCTTTCGTGAGCTGAGGAAATATCAGAAAGATTTCTCAATCTGGTGTGGAGAGTGCCAACGTGAGAAAAAAGAACATCAGCGTGTCTCGATATCTGCTACCAAACAG GAACTGCTGAAGAGAGAAGGGAAACCTGCCACATAA